The segment CACGCGCCGCGCTGCAATCCCTGCCCGGTGTAGGACGCAAGACCGCCAATGTTGTGTTGAACATGTGGTGGCAACAGCCCGCGCAAGCCGTCGACACCCATATTTTCCGGGTCGGCAATCGCACCGGCATCGCCCCCGGCAAAACCGTAGAGGCCGTGGAGCGCGCGGTCGAAGACAACATTCCCGCGGATTTCCAGTTGCATGCGCATCACTGGCTGATCCTGCACGGGCGCTATCACTGTAAGGCACGCAAACCCATGTGCCCGACATGCATAATCAAGGACCTCTGCCCTTTCGAGGACAAGACCGTCCACTAATCCCCAAAGGAAAACGACATGAAAACCTATGACCTTGTTGGCATCGGCAACGCCGTTGTGGATGTGATCACCCAAACCGATGACCCTTTTCTGGCCGAAATGGGCATTGAAAAAGGCATAATGCAACTGATCGAACAGGACCGCGCCGAAGTGCTGTATGGCGCAATGAACGAACGCGTGCAGACCCCCGGCGGTGCAGTGGCAAACACCATCGCTGGGGCTGGTGCGCTTGGCATGCAATCCGCCTTTATCGGGCGTGTGCGCGACGATTCATTGGGCCGGTTTTATGCCAGCGCCATGACAGATCACGGCATCGACTTTGTGAACCCGCCGGTAGCGGATGGCGAAACGCCGACCTCGCGCTGCATGATTTTTGTCACGCCGGACGGCGAGCGTTCTTTGAACACCTATCTGGGCATTTCAACCGGCCTGACCTCGGCAGATGTGCCCGAAGCGGTCAGCGGCAACGCCAAACTGATGTTCCTCGAAGGCTATCTGTTTGACCATGACGCAGGTAAAACCGCCTTTCGCGAAGCGGCACGTGCGACCAAAGCGGGCGGCGGTATGGCCGGCATCGCAATTTCCGATCCGTTCTGCGTTGAACGCCACCGCGCCGATTTCCTGTCTCTCATCAAAAACGATCTGGGCTATGTCATCGGCAACGAAGCCGAGTTGAAGTCGTTGTTCGAAACTGATGACCTTGAGGTCGCGCTTTCTAAAACTGCCGACATTTGCGCCAACGTCGTGTGCACCCGTTCAGGCGACGGTGTGGCATTGATAAAGGACGGCGCACGCGTTGATGTCGGTGTCACATCTGTAACGCCGGTGGATGCCACCGGGGCGGGCGATCAGTTTGCCGCCGGTTACCTTTACGGTTTGTCCAAAGGGGCTGACCTTGAAACCTGTGGACGCATGGGCAACCTCTGTGCTGGCGAAGTTATCAGCCACATCGGCCCGCGCCCGCAAAAGGACATGCTGGCCGCATTCAAAGCCGAAGGTTTGGTGTAAGCATATGCTGACGGATGGATATCACGACGTGCCTGACGGCAAAGTTGCGATGGTGGTCACGCAACTCGAAATGAAATCGCAGGCAGCGCGGCGCGACGTGGCCTTACCGCAGGGGGTCACCTTTCGCAAAGCCACCCCCGATCTGGCGTGGTATCGCGATGTCTACGCTCGCGTCGGCTCCCCCTGGATGTGGTTCGGACGCCGCAGATTGGACGATGCCGCGCTCATGGAAATATTGAATGACCCAGAGGTCGCGGTGTTTACCCTGTCGCGGGACGGACAGGACGAAGCCTTGCTGGAGCTGGATTTTCGCCAGCCCGGCGCATGTGAACTGGCTCACTTCGGATTAACGCCAAAGCTGATTGGCAGTGGCGCAGGCCGGTATTTGATGAATCAGGCAATCGGGCAGGCATGGGCCGCGCCAATCACGCGGTTCCATCTGAATACCTGCACGTTCGACAGTCCACAGGCGCTGGATTTTTACATCCGCAGCGGGTTCACCCCGTATCACCGCAAAATCGAGCTGGCCGATGATCCCCGCCTTACCGGCCTGTTGCCGGAAGATGCCGCACCCCATGTGCCCTTGATCCGTTAATCGCCCGTGCAATTCTGTTCGGTCATGCACTGCGTGACCTGTTTTAGCATCGCGGGTTTCGGCGTTGCAAAAGCCGTGCCGCCACACGGGGAGACGCGCATCGCATAGCCGTCGGCATCCTTGCGCACAAAGGCGAGTATATCCTCGCCGTTCTGAACCTGCCCGCACCATTGGCTGAGGCAGGTCACCTCAAGCGTCAATTGCCGGTCAAACGGTACTGTGAAACCGCTGTCGTTCAGC is part of the Sulfitobacter geojensis genome and harbors:
- a CDS encoding adenosine kinase; protein product: MKTYDLVGIGNAVVDVITQTDDPFLAEMGIEKGIMQLIEQDRAEVLYGAMNERVQTPGGAVANTIAGAGALGMQSAFIGRVRDDSLGRFYASAMTDHGIDFVNPPVADGETPTSRCMIFVTPDGERSLNTYLGISTGLTSADVPEAVSGNAKLMFLEGYLFDHDAGKTAFREAARATKAGGGMAGIAISDPFCVERHRADFLSLIKNDLGYVIGNEAELKSLFETDDLEVALSKTADICANVVCTRSGDGVALIKDGARVDVGVTSVTPVDATGAGDQFAAGYLYGLSKGADLETCGRMGNLCAGEVISHIGPRPQKDMLAAFKAEGLV
- a CDS encoding GNAT family N-acetyltransferase, whose translation is MLTDGYHDVPDGKVAMVVTQLEMKSQAARRDVALPQGVTFRKATPDLAWYRDVYARVGSPWMWFGRRRLDDAALMEILNDPEVAVFTLSRDGQDEALLELDFRQPGACELAHFGLTPKLIGSGAGRYLMNQAIGQAWAAPITRFHLNTCTFDSPQALDFYIRSGFTPYHRKIELADDPRLTGLLPEDAAPHVPLIR